Proteins from one Fragaria vesca subsp. vesca linkage group LG6, FraVesHawaii_1.0, whole genome shotgun sequence genomic window:
- the LOC101313630 gene encoding probable inactive leucine-rich repeat receptor-like protein kinase At5g20690-like, producing the protein MAAAAGLNLHRPYLLLCIIFLSFSPLTYSITDAEALLKFKQSLTNASALDSWVPNSAPCTSGTQWAGTVCFNGNVTGLRLGGMGLSGTLDFKSLIEVKSLRSMSVKNNNFSGSIPDFNVIGPLKAIYLSGNQFSGEIPSDFFTDMDSLRKVWLDRNNFSGKIPASLAETPNLQVLRLEDNEFSGSLPDMSQVTLTVLNVSNNKLEGEIPKSLQDKFDKTVFSGNSGLCGLNVGKECTNAPSPSPSPSPTSSNEGSGSKSSSKSKKGSSTIVIALSVTCAVVLLILILLLFVRSRRKKADENMDRLGTQNTQSYDHSPSPQQAQVEAVELNVAEINRREREVGESSASVSNARKSTSSARKSTSSHAKGLGGMPELVMLNEEKGVFGLTDLMKAAAEVLGNGGMGSSYKAVMANGLAVVVKRIREMNAMSREGFDAEMRRLGTLRHWNVLTPLAYHYRKEEKLLVYEYIPKSSLLYLLHGDRGSSHDQLNWPARLKIIQGTARGMGFIHNECSGYDLPHGDLKSSNVLIGPDYEPLLSEFAFAPMINSSHLPHALFAYKAPEASEYGLVSPKCDVFCLGVLILETLTGKFPSQYLNHGQGGTDVVQWVRSAMAERREMELLDPEISNEQGSISEMEKLLHIGAACTENDPRQRLDMMEAIRRIEQINAVGTSEEAARDGYANSSLAVPKTTHVPTLREGVADMPARPASESEIIRLASRSFRSRSG; encoded by the exons ATGGCTGCAGCTGCCGGGCTCAATCTTCACCGCCCGTACCTCCTCCTCTGCATAATCTTCCTCTCCTTTTCCCCATTGACATATTCGATAACCGATGCCGAAGCGTTGCTCAAGTTCAAGCAATCACTCACCAATGCATCTGCTTTGGATTCTTGGGTGCCTAACTCTGCACCATGCACGTCAGGTACGCAATGGGCAGGAACCGTATGCTTTAATGGGAACGTTACGGGTCTTCGTCTAGGGGGAATGGGTTTGTCTGGCACACTAGACTTTAAATCGCTTATCGAAGTCAAGAGTCTTCGAAGCATGAGCGTAAAGAACAACAATTTCTCCGGCTCCATCCCGGATTTCAACGTCATTGGCCCCTTGAAGGCTATCTATTTGTCCGGGAATCAGTTTTCCGGTGAGATCCCATCCGACTTTTTCACCGACATGGACTCGTTGAGGAAAGTCTGGCTGGACCGCAATAATTTCAGTGGGAAAATTCCTGCATCTCTTGCGGAAACTCCGAATCTGCAGGTACTGCGTCTCGAGGACAATGAATTCAGTGGAAGCCTCCCGGATATGAGCCAAGTTACTTTGACGGTCCTCAATGTGTCTAATAACAAGCTGGAGGGGGAGATTCCGAAGAGTCTGCAGGATAAATTTGATAAGACTGTGTTTTCCGGAAACTCAGGTCTTTGTGGGTTGAATGTGGGCAAGGAATGTACTAATGCACCATCACCATCACCATCACCATCACCAACGAGTTCTAATGAGGGTAGTGGCTCAAAATCGAGTTCGAAAAGTAAGAAGGGAAGCTCTACAATTGTTATTGCATTGTCAGTAACTTGCGCGGTGGTGCTTCTCATTCTTATCCTTCTATTGTTTGTCAGATCAAGGAGAAAGAAGGCAGATGAGAATATGGATAGGCTTGGAACCCAAAACACTCAAAGCTATGATCATTCTCCTTCTCCTCAACAAGCACAAGTAGAAGCGGTTGAGTTGAATGTGGCGGAGATCAATCGTAGGGAAAGGGAAGTAGGGGAGTCATCTGCATCAGTTAGTAATGCTAGAAAGAGTACTAGCTCGGCGCGCAAGAGCACTTCGAGTCATGCTAAAGGATTAGGCGGGATGCCGGAGCTAGTGATGTTGAATGAAGAGAAGGGAGTGTTTGGGTTGACGGATTTGATGAAGGCCGCAGCCGAGGTACTTGGAAATGGGGGGATGGGTTCATCTTACAAGGCTGTCATGGCGAATGGGTTGGCGGTTGTGGTAAAAAGGATAAGAGAAATGAATGCAATGAGTAGAGAGGGGTTTGATGCAGAGATGAGGAGGCTTGGGACTCTACGCCATTGGAATGTCTTGACTCCTCTGGCTTATCACTACAGAAAAGAAGAGAAGCTGTTAGTTTATGAGTACATCCCCAAGAGCAGCTTGCTTTATCTATTACATG GTGATCGGGGATCGTCTCACGACCAACTTAACTGGCCTGCTAGGTTAAAGATTATTCAAGGAACAGCAAGAGGGATGGGTTTTATCCATAATGAATGTTCAGGCTATGATTTGCCCCATGGCGACCTAAAGTCAAGCAATGTACTAATTGGCCCCGACTATGAGCCCTTGCTTTCAGAGTTTGCATTTGCTCCAATGATCAACTCTTCACATTTACCACATGCCTTGTTTGCATACAAAGCCCCAGAAGCTTCAGAGTATGGCCTAGTATCACCCAAGTGCGATGTGTTCTGTCTAGGAGTCCTCATACTTGAAACCCTAACGGGCAAATTCCCTTCTCAGTATCTCAACCATGGCCAAGGTGGGACTGATGTAGTCCAATGGGTGCGGTCGGCTATGGCAGAAAGAAGAGAAATGGAACTATTAGACCCCGAGATTTCAAACGAACAGGGTTCAATCAGTGAAATGGAGAAGCTCCTCCACATTGGTGCAGCCTGCACAGAGAATGATCCGAGGCAACGGTTAGACATGATGGAGGCTATTCGAAGGATAGAGCAAATAAATGCCGTAGGAACTAGTGAAGAGGCTGCTAGAGACGGTTATGCAAACTCTTCTTTAGCAGTACCAAAGACAACTCATGTACCAACATTGCGAGAAGGGGTAGCAGATATGCCTGCACGGCCAGCTTCTGAGTCCGAGATCATCAGACTGGCATCGCGCAGCTTCCGAAGCAGATCGGGGTGA
- the LOC101305492 gene encoding protein TIFY 10B-like, with protein MAERSNFAQTCNLLSQYLKEKRSQYLQGDSFGVKPVPPATMNLLNAMEASPAPPAANPDQPRSAPMTIFYGGQVLVFSDLSPEKAKEIMGLATQGSPVVSSSESNVVVKPQQVKPQQQQLQPPPAIASDLPIMRRASLHKFLAKRKERVVAVAPYQVNHSQQRATSPKAEEQVAGQSSKQLELRL; from the exons ATGGCCGAGAGATCCAACTTTGCGCAGACATGCAACCTCCTCAGCCAGTACTTGAAGGAGAAGAGAAGCCAGTACCTCCAGGGCGACAGCTTCGGAGTCAAGCCGGTTCCCCCGGCCACCATGAACTTGCTCAACGCCATGGAGGCCAGCCCGGCACCACCGGCTGCCAATCCGGATCAGCCTAGATCTGCTCCCATGACTATCTTTTACGGCGGCCAGGTGCTCGTCTTCAGCGACCTTTCGCCGGAGAAGGCCAAGGAGATCATGGGGTTGGCTACCCAAGGAAGCCCTGTTGTTTCTTCAAGTGAGTCTAATGTTGTGGTGAAACCACAGCAAGTGAAACCACAGCAGCAACAACTGCAACCGCCTCCGGCTATTGCCTCGGATTTGCCTATTATGAGAAGGGCTTCGCTTCATAAGTTTTTGGCCAAGAGAAAAGAGAG AGTTGTTGCGGTAGCTCCATACCAAGTGAACCACAGCCAGCAGAGAGCGACGTCTCCCAAGGCGGAGGAACAAGTAGCAGGGCAAAGTTCAAAGCAGCTTGAACTCAGGCTATAG
- the LOC101305778 gene encoding nucleolysin TIAR-like, whose amino-acid sequence MQHQRLKQQQQQQALMQQALLQQHSLYHPGLLAPPQIEPIPSGNLPPGFDPSTCRSVYVGNIHTQVTEPLLQEVFASTGAVESCKLIRKEKSSYGFVHYFDRRCAALAIVSLNGRQLFGQPIKVNWAYASGQREDTSGHFNIFVGDLSPEVTDATLFACFSVYSSCSDARVMWDQKTGRSRGFGFVSFRNQQDAQSAINDLNGKWLASRQIRCNWATKGAGTNEDKQSSDGKSVVELTNGSSEDGKEPTNNEAPENNPQYTTVYVGNLAPEVTQLDLHRHFYALGVGVIEEVRLQRDKGFGFVRFSTHGEAALAIQMGNTQSNLFGRQIKCSWGSKPTPPGTISNPLPPPAAAVPLPGLSATDLLTYERQLAMSKMGGVHALMHPQGQIPLKQGAMGMGTAGASQAIYDGGFQSVAAAQQLMYYQ is encoded by the exons ATGCAGCACCAGAGGCTGAAGCAGCAGCAGCAACAGCAAGCTCTGATGCAACAGGCTCTTCTTCAGCAGCATTCTCTCTACCACCCTGGCCTCCTTGCTCCGCCTCAG ATAGAGCCAATCCCAAGTGGAAATCTGCCTCCTGGTTTTGATCCAAGTACTTGCCGCAGTGT GTATGTTGGTAATATCCATACCCAGGTGACAGAACCACTTCTTCAAGAGGTCTTTGCAAGTACAGGTGCTGTTGAAAGCTGTAAACTTATAAGAAAGGAAAAG TCATCCTATGGGTTTGTCCACTATTTTGATCGCAGATGTGCTGCTCTGGCAATAGTATCTCTCAATGGAAGACAACT GTTTGGACAGCCTATCAAAGTGAATTGGGCATATGCCAGTGGTCAGAGGGAAGATACATCAG GACACTTCAACATTTTTGTAGGTGATCTCAGTCCTGAGGTTACTGATGCCACATTATTTGCTTGCTTTTCTGTATATTCCAGTTGTTC AGATGCAAGAGTTATGTGGGATCAGAAGACAGGGCGCTCTAGAGGCTTTGGATTTGTCTCATTCCGGAACCAACAG GATGCTCAAAGTGCAATTAATGACTTAAATG GTAAGTGGCTTGCCAGTAGACAGATACGTTGCAACTGGGCAACAAAAGGTGCTGGCACCAATGAGGATAAGCAGAGTTCAGATGGCAAGAGTGTGGTGGAACTAACTAATGGTTCTTCAG AAGACGGAAAAGAGCCAACAAACAATGAGGCTCCGGAGAACAACCCCCAATATACCACTGTCTACGTTGGCAATCTTGCTCCGGAG GTCACTCAGCTTGATCTTCACCGTCACTTTTACGCTCTTGGTGTTGGAGTAATTGAAGAGGTTCGGCTTCAGCGTGATAAAGGTTTTGGTTTTGTCAGGTTCAGTACCCATGGTGAGGCAGCTCTCGCTATACAGATGGGAAATACTCAGTCGAATTTGTTTGGAAGACAAATAAAG TGTTCTTGGGGCAGCAAGCCTACTCCACCAGGAACAATCTCAAACCCACTCCCTCCCCCAGCTGCAGCGGTGCCTTTACCAGGCCTCTCTGCAACAGACCTCTTAACCTATGAGCGTCAACTAGCAATGAGCAAGATGGGTGGTGTCCATGCCCTCATGCACCCCCAGGGACAGATCCCTCTTAAGCAGGGGGCCATGGGAATGGGCACAGCTGGAGCAAGCCAGGCTATATACGATGGTGGATTCCAGAGTGTTGCTGCTGCCCAGCAGCTCATGTACTATCAGTAA
- the LOC101306069 gene encoding protein FLUORESCENT IN BLUE LIGHT, chloroplastic-like yields the protein MAVVARFSCFFTHPNTSRRSPTSDQLSLNSPLLEPWKSAFLRFRVEKVVAAFGNSRNELLERSPAAKCQGDTKLRFPAMELLIGNALMLTTPLKALAETCEADNSFFNMPLLLSVALVGATVGGLVARQRKGELQRVNEQLRQINAALRRQAKIESYAPGLSYAPSGRIPESEVIIDPRKHELISRLKAGKNFLRNQEPQKATIEFKAALELAQSLKDSIEEKKAARGLGASLQRQGQYRDAIKYHSMVLAISEREGEDSGNTEAYGAIADCYTELGDLESAGKYYDNYIARLEQD from the exons ATGGCGGTGGTGGCTCGTTTCTCATGCTTCTTCACTCACCCCAACACCTCCCGCCGATCTCCAACCTCCGATCAACTCTCCCTCAACTCCCCCCTTCTCG AACCATGGAAATCTGCGTTTCTTCGGTTTAGAGTCGAAAAGGTGGTGGCGGCATTTGGAAACAGTCGAAATGAGCTGTTGGAGAGGTCTCCGGCCGCTAAATGCCAG GGAGATACAAAATTGAGATTCCCAGCAATGGAGCTTCTGATCGGTAATGCCTTAATGTTGACTACACCTTTGAAAGCTTTGGCAGAAACATGTGAGGCCGACAACTCTTTTTTCAACATGCCTCTGCTGCTATCCGTTGCCCTTGTAGGGGCCACTGTTGGTG GGCTGGTTGCTCGTCAAAGGAAAGGGGAATTACAACGAGTGAATGAACAGTTACGACAAATTAATGCTGCTCTGAGAAGACAAGCTAAGATCGAATCATATGCTCCCGGTTTGAGTTATGCGCCTAGTGGAAGAATACCAGAGAGCGAGGTTATAATTGATCCAAGGAAGCATGAGTTGATTTCTCGATTGAAGGCTGGGAAAAACTTTCTGAGAAATCAAGAACCACAGAAAGCAACTATTGAGTTTAAGGCAGCTTTGGAGCTTGCTCAAAGTTTGAAGGACTCAATTGAAGAGAAGAAGGCTGCAAGGGGTCTAG GAGCCTCACTACAAAGACAGGGCCAGTATCGAGATGCCATTAAGTACCATTCTATGGTTTTGGCAATCTCTGAGCGAGAAGGAGAAGACTCTGGAAACACTGAAGCTTATGGAGCAATTGCTGATTGTTATACTGAGCTTGGAGATCTTGAGAGTGCAGGGAAGTACTATGATAATTATATTGCTAGGTTGGAGCAAGACTAG